The DNA sequence CGGGCGACGGCGGGGGCAGCGGCGTCTTGGACGCGAGCGAAGACGGGCGCCATGACGTAGAGCGACAAGACCGCGGCGAGCGCCGAGATGATGAGGCCGGACGGGACCTGCCCTGCCCCGAGCGCGTTGCGCAGGAGCGAGAAGACCACGGACATCTTGGTGAAGCTCGTCATGGTCATGAACGCGAACGGCAGCAGCGAGAGCGCGACGAGCGCGACCATCGACACGATGGGCTGCCCGGCGAACGACTCGCTCCCTCTGCTGGCGGACTGTGCGGACGCGGTGTGCGGCAGGAGCACCACCGCCGAGGCGAGGCACGCAGCTAGCGCCGTGACGAGTCGATGTCGCATGATGTGCGATGATGAAGGCGCCCTGCGCACAGTCAACTCGAGGCCTGGGTGTCGTCGTCGTCGAACGGCAGCGCATGGCCGAGATCGGCGAGCAACGACCCACGCGGTAGGATCCCGCGCAGACCCGTGATACGGATCGGCCGTGACTGAAGACAGCAAGGACTACGCCCCTGGGCTCAACGAGCGCTTGGGTGGGTACGACTCGGCCATGGGCCTGCGCTTCGTATCGGCCACGCTCGACGAGATCGTCGCCGAGCTGCCCGTCGCGCCCAAACACCACCAGCCGTACGGGCTGGTACATGGCGGCGTGTACGCGGGGATCGTGGAGACCGTGTGCAGCGTCGGGGCGGCGCTCAATGCGTTGCAGCACGGACGCTCGGCCGTCGGTCTCGAGAATGCCACGTCGTTCGTGCGCGCCGCGAGGAGCGGGACGTTGCGTGCGCGAGCCGTGCCGCTGGTGCGGGGTCGGCGCACCCAAGTCTGGGAGGCTCGCATCGAAGACGAGGAAGGCAACCTCCTCGCGCACGGCAAGGTGCGGCTGCTGTGCCTCGAGTCGGGGGCCGCGATGGCCGGTGAGGTCGTTCACGCCAAGA is a window from the Sandaracinaceae bacterium genome containing:
- a CDS encoding PaaI family thioesterase, translating into MGLRFVSATLDEIVAELPVAPKHHQPYGLVHGGVYAGIVETVCSVGAALNALQHGRSAVGLENATSFVRAARSGTLRARAVPLVRGRRTQVWEARIEDEEGNLLAHGKVRLLCLESGAAMAGEVVHAKKPALSSPSDDAGGEG